Proteins from one Alysiella filiformis genomic window:
- a CDS encoding glutathione S-transferase N-terminal domain-containing protein, with protein MMVLYSGITCPFSHRCRFVLFEKGMDFEIKDIDVFNKPEDLAVMNPYNQVPVLVERDLILYESNIINEYIDERFPHPQLMPADPVMRGRGRLVLHRLEKELFIHVQTLENTNASSKEQSKAREAIANGLTMIAPAFAKNKYVLGDDFSMIDVALAPLLWRLDHYDIKLPKSAAPILKSAERIFQRQAFIDALTPAEKAMRK; from the coding sequence ATGATGGTACTTTATTCAGGCATTACTTGCCCATTTAGCCACCGTTGCCGTTTTGTGTTGTTTGAAAAAGGCATGGACTTTGAAATCAAAGACATTGACGTGTTCAACAAACCCGAAGATTTGGCGGTCATGAACCCCTACAACCAAGTGCCTGTGTTGGTGGAACGCGATTTGATTTTGTACGAATCCAACATCATCAACGAATACATTGACGAGCGTTTTCCCCACCCCCAACTGATGCCCGCCGACCCTGTTATGCGCGGTCGCGGACGCTTGGTGCTGCATCGTTTGGAAAAAGAATTGTTCATTCATGTGCAAACTTTGGAAAACACCAACGCCAGCAGCAAAGAACAAAGCAAAGCGCGTGAAGCCATTGCCAACGGTTTAACCATGATTGCGCCTGCTTTTGCCAAAAACAAATACGTTTTGGGCGATGATTTTTCCATGATTGATGTGGCACTTGCCCCATTGTTGTGGCGACTTGACCATTACGACATCAAATTGCCCAAATCCGCCGCGCCCATTTTGAAATCTGCTGAACGCATTTTCCAACGCCAAGCCTTTATTGACGCGCTGACCCCAGCCGAAAAAGCAATGAGAAAATAA
- a CDS encoding capsule biosynthesis protein → MAETENKDTQIDVVTQAQQRIQKKRKRRSRLFNPLLWLCVILPTFSASIYFGGIASDQYISESSFVVRSPSGSSSGMGGLGVLFQGLGGMSRAQDDNYTVQEYMRSRTALDALIAEKMPVRSFYEQKGDVFSRFNGFGWENSHEAFYQYYRQKVGISFDAVSGIATLRVRAFDPKEANQINQALLQKGETLINQLNQRARSDTIAFAQENVKQAEEQVKQIADKLMTYRIQHGIFDLKEQSSAQLSLVSKLQDELIVIQTQLDQVRAITPDNPQISGLETREKSLRAEIKKQSDLIAGRNNASMASRAAEYQRLMLENELAEKQMAAAMTSLESAKAEADRQQLYLEVVALPNVPDMAQEPKRLYNTLATFVIGLMLYGVLSLLLASVREHKN, encoded by the coding sequence ATGGCAGAAACCGAAAACAAAGACACGCAAATTGACGTGGTTACCCAAGCACAACAGCGCATTCAAAAAAAACGCAAACGCCGCAGCCGATTGTTCAATCCCTTGTTGTGGCTGTGTGTGATTTTGCCCACTTTTTCAGCCAGCATTTATTTTGGCGGCATCGCGTCCGACCAATACATTTCCGAATCCAGTTTTGTGGTGCGTTCGCCTTCTGGCTCATCATCGGGCATGGGTGGTTTGGGTGTGCTGTTTCAAGGTTTGGGCGGCATGTCTCGCGCCCAAGATGATAACTACACCGTGCAAGAATACATGCGTTCACGCACCGCTTTGGACGCACTGATTGCCGAAAAAATGCCTGTTCGCAGCTTTTATGAGCAAAAAGGCGATGTATTCAGCCGTTTTAACGGTTTTGGTTGGGAAAATTCACACGAAGCCTTTTACCAATATTATCGCCAAAAAGTGGGCATCAGCTTTGACGCGGTTTCAGGCATTGCCACTTTGCGTGTTCGCGCGTTTGACCCCAAAGAAGCCAATCAAATCAACCAAGCCCTGTTGCAAAAAGGCGAAACCCTGATTAACCAACTCAATCAACGCGCCCGCAGCGACACCATCGCCTTTGCACAAGAAAACGTCAAACAAGCCGAAGAGCAAGTGAAACAAATTGCCGATAAATTGATGACTTATCGCATACAACACGGCATTTTTGATTTGAAAGAGCAATCATCGGCACAATTAAGTTTGGTTTCCAAATTGCAAGATGAATTGATTGTGATTCAAACCCAGCTAGACCAAGTTCGCGCCATCACGCCCGATAATCCCCAAATTTCAGGTTTGGAAACCCGCGAAAAAAGTTTACGCGCCGAAATCAAAAAACAAAGCGATTTGATTGCAGGCAGAAACAACGCATCCATGGCAAGCCGCGCCGCCGAATACCAACGCCTGATGTTGGAAAACGAGCTGGCTGAAAAACAAATGGCAGCCGCCATGACTTCCTTGGAAAGCGCAAAAGCCGAAGCCGACCGCCAACAACTTTATTTGGAAGTGGTTGCCCTGCCCAATGTTCCCGATATGGCACAAGAACCCAAACGCCTTTACAACACTTTGGCAACTTTTGTGATTGGCTTGATGTTGTATGGCGTATTGAGCTTGCTGCTTGCCAGCGTGCGCGAACACAAAAACTAA
- a CDS encoding ABC transporter permease, whose amino-acid sequence MKNLHETSLRESWQIQKRVIGALLMREIITRYGRRNIGFLWLFVEPLLMTLFMVMMWKFMRADKFSSLNMVAFVATGYPLAMMWRNASNRAIGAIAGNIGLLYHRNVRVLDTIFARMILEIGGATIAQIVIMTLLIVIGWIDLPADPMYMIFAWLLMAMFAVGFGLIICSVAFHFEVFGKIWSVLSFVLFPISGVFFFVNSLPAPVQELALRIPMIHGTEMFRHGYFGSSVITLEQPWFLFLCNLALLLLGLLMVRAFSDGVEPE is encoded by the coding sequence ATGAAAAATTTGCATGAAACCAGTTTGCGCGAATCGTGGCAGATTCAAAAGCGCGTGATTGGCGCATTGCTGATGCGCGAAATCATCACACGCTATGGTCGCAGAAACATCGGTTTTTTGTGGCTGTTTGTGGAGCCTTTGCTCATGACTTTATTTATGGTCATGATGTGGAAATTTATGCGTGCCGACAAATTTTCCAGCCTGAACATGGTGGCTTTTGTGGCAACAGGTTATCCTTTGGCGATGATGTGGCGCAATGCTTCCAACCGTGCCATTGGTGCGATTGCGGGCAATATTGGTTTGCTTTACCACCGCAATGTGCGTGTGTTGGACACGATTTTTGCCCGCATGATTTTGGAAATTGGCGGTGCAACCATTGCCCAAATTGTCATCATGACGCTTTTGATTGTGATTGGTTGGATTGATTTGCCTGCCGACCCCATGTACATGATATTTGCGTGGTTGTTGATGGCGATGTTTGCGGTGGGATTTGGCTTAATCATTTGCTCGGTTGCCTTTCATTTTGAAGTGTTTGGCAAAATATGGAGTGTGTTGAGTTTTGTGTTGTTTCCCATTTCTGGGGTGTTTTTCTTTGTGAATTCGCTGCCTGCACCTGTTCAGGAGCTGGCTTTACGCATTCCCATGATACACGGCACGGAAATGTTTCGGCACGGCTATTTTGGCAGCAGCGTCATTACCTTGGAACAACCGTGGTTTTTGTTTTTGTGCAATTTGGCTTTGCTGCTTTTGGGCTTGTTGATGGTACGCGCATTCAGCGATGGAGTTGAACCCGAATGA
- a CDS encoding ABC transporter ATP-binding protein — protein MISVEHVYKRYKTNSGWRMVLDDINFKLQKGEKIGILGRNGAGKSTLIRLLSGVEAPTAGQIKRQMSISWPLAFSGAFQGSLTGMDNLRFICRVYDADEDYVHDFTESFSELGRYLYEPVKRYSSGMKARLAFALSLAVEFDCYLIDEVIAVGDSRFADKCKYELFERRQDRSIILVSHSHSAMKEYCDNAMVLDEGKMHQFENMELAYQYYNSRL, from the coding sequence ATGATTTCCGTAGAACACGTTTACAAACGCTATAAAACCAATTCAGGCTGGCGCATGGTGTTGGACGACATCAATTTTAAATTGCAAAAAGGCGAAAAAATTGGCATTTTGGGGCGCAATGGCGCAGGCAAATCCACCCTGATTCGCCTGTTGAGTGGCGTTGAAGCCCCCACCGCAGGACAAATCAAACGCCAAATGAGCATTTCTTGGCCTTTGGCGTTTTCGGGCGCATTTCAAGGCAGCCTGACGGGTATGGACAATTTGCGTTTCATTTGTCGCGTTTACGATGCAGATGAAGATTATGTCCATGATTTTACTGAAAGTTTTTCAGAGTTGGGGCGTTATTTGTACGAGCCCGTCAAACGCTATTCATCGGGCATGAAGGCGCGTTTGGCGTTTGCCTTGTCGCTGGCGGTGGAATTTGACTGCTATTTGATTGATGAAGTGATTGCGGTGGGCGATTCGCGTTTTGCCGATAAATGCAAATATGAGCTTTTTGAACGCCGTCAAGACCGCTCCATCATTTTGGTGTCGCACAGCCACAGCGCGATGAAGGAATATTGCGACAATGCCATGGTTTTGGACGAAGGCAAAATGCACCAATTTGAAAACATGGAATTGGCGTATCAATATTACAATTCACGGTTGTGA
- a CDS encoding lysine exporter LysO family protein — protein sequence MQSLQTIMTILLPLFIGFCFKVPKGCLKRLEQFLNYLVYAILLLIGMGLAQTENLFQELNNIVFYALFLFVLLMLCNVAALWAFDVYTRQRHVQAAQNVQGKFNFADSAKQIAILILGVILGFRLPENALPPHDAGLYALMMLIFVVGILLRGNGISLKQVILNQYGMQISVVMMLSSALAGAIFAAVLDDVSWSKGLALASGYGWYSLSGIVMTQAYGATWGSVALLNDLLREFFALAFIPLLMRRSAAAAIGVGGATSLDFTLPIIQKSGGLAVVPVAISFGFIVNVAAPLLMVVWVAM from the coding sequence ATGCAAAGTTTACAAACCATTATGACGATATTATTGCCTTTATTTATTGGATTTTGCTTTAAAGTGCCAAAAGGCTGCCTGAAAAGGCTGGAACAGTTTTTGAATTATTTGGTTTACGCCATTTTGTTGCTCATCGGCATGGGTTTGGCGCAAACGGAAAATCTGTTTCAAGAATTGAATAACATTGTTTTTTATGCGCTTTTTTTGTTTGTTTTGTTGATGTTGTGCAATGTGGCTGCGTTGTGGGCGTTTGATGTTTACACGCGCCAACGCCACGTTCAGGCAGCCCAAAACGTGCAAGGCAAATTCAATTTTGCCGACAGCGCAAAACAAATTGCCATTTTGATTTTGGGCGTGATTTTGGGTTTCAGGCTGCCTGAAAACGCATTGCCACCGCATGATGCGGGTTTGTATGCGTTGATGATGTTGATTTTTGTGGTGGGGATTTTGTTGCGTGGCAACGGCATTTCACTCAAACAAGTGATTTTAAATCAATATGGTATGCAAATCAGTGTGGTGATGATGTTGTCTAGCGCATTGGCAGGGGCAATTTTTGCTGCGGTGTTGGACGATGTTTCGTGGAGCAAAGGTTTGGCGTTGGCATCGGGTTATGGTTGGTATTCGCTGTCGGGCATTGTGATGACGCAAGCCTATGGCGCAACGTGGGGCAGCGTGGCTTTGCTCAATGATTTGTTGCGCGAATTTTTTGCTTTGGCGTTTATCCCTTTGTTGATGAGGCGTTCGGCGGCTGCTGCGATTGGCGTGGGCGGCGCAACCAGTTTGGATTTTACCTTGCCGATTATTCAAAAATCGGGCGGATTGGCGGTGGTGCCTGTTGCCATCAGTTTTGGCTTTATTGTGAATGTGGCTGCGCCTTTGTTGATGGTGGTGTGGGTGGCGATGTGA
- a CDS encoding 3-deoxy-D-arabino-heptulosonate 7-phosphate synthase has product MIIVMQNQADESAIERVVATIRQRGLSEHISRGKERTIIGAVGDERVFDVTEFERLPQVERAMKIMHDWRIISREAWAQDTVITVRGVALGGGETQFVASDVSSDLAMILLDPFNAPANPYALSGSLNEKAASKKLQSDIQHLHQNQQIAWVRVRDSSHLEAALSSQADVLYLGGELLANRHILHTVGCLNTPVVVCKSPHHSWRDWLMAAEQIVLHGNQHVILGESGTLSWHGAPLRLDVDAIAAAKQLSHLPVLANISQLAHRQMPHEVLLKLAQAAGADVIVV; this is encoded by the coding sequence ATGATTATCGTCATGCAAAACCAAGCCGATGAAAGCGCGATTGAGCGCGTGGTGGCAACCATACGCCAGCGCGGTTTGAGCGAACACATTTCACGCGGCAAAGAGCGTACCATCATTGGCGCGGTGGGCGATGAGCGCGTGTTTGACGTGACAGAATTTGAACGCCTGCCACAAGTGGAACGCGCCATGAAAATCATGCACGATTGGCGCATCATCAGCCGCGAAGCATGGGCGCAAGACACCGTGATTACCGTGCGCGGTGTGGCTTTGGGCGGTGGCGAAACACAGTTTGTGGCAAGCGATGTTTCGTCCGATTTGGCGATGATTTTGCTTGACCCATTCAACGCCCCTGCCAATCCCTACGCCCTTTCAGGCAGCCTGAACGAAAAAGCCGCCAGCAAAAAATTGCAAAGCGATATTCAACATTTACATCAAAATCAACAAATCGCATGGGTTCGCGTACGCGACAGCAGCCATTTGGAGGCGGCATTGTCATCACAAGCCGATGTGCTGTATTTGGGTGGCGAATTGTTGGCAAATCGGCACATTTTGCACACCGTAGGCTGCCTGAACACGCCCGTGGTGGTGTGCAAAAGCCCACACCACAGTTGGCGCGATTGGCTGATGGCGGCAGAACAAATCGTGTTGCACGGCAATCAACACGTTATTTTGGGCGAATCAGGCACACTGTCGTGGCACGGCGCACCTTTGCGTTTGGACGTGGACGCGATTGCCGCCGCCAAGCAGTTGAGCCATTTACCCGTGTTGGCAAACATCAGCCAGTTGGCACATCGGCAAATGCCACATGAAGTGTTGCTGAAATTGGCGCAAGCGGCAGGGGCTGATGTGATTGTGGTTTAA
- a CDS encoding TerC family protein, whose protein sequence is MDLSWLAEPQTWIGFATLLILEVVLGIDNLVFVAILANKVKPSLRDKARMTGLGLAVAIRLVMLAFMAKIITLTEPLFSAWGQNVSGKDLIMLCGGVFLLYKATTELHERLEGANQFHVADHHKKHAAFWGVVAQILVLDAVFSIDSVITAVAMVEHIVVAMAAVVVAMAVMISASKPLTDFVDRHPTVVMLCLGFLLMIGFSLIAEAFHFHIPKGYLYAAIGFSILIEIFNQISQKNTKKKEYIGSSWRQRTAENVLGMMGIRETLLAKEQSPDQTRFEDNEKAMIRSVLTLAERPIFGVMIPRSDIERLDISQSKDEQKHKLISSPYARMLVVGKAGVDEPLGYINKKDLLANVLETGEINIQAALKQPLMLPESATALMAIELFRQHSADYALVVDEFGAVLGMVTMKDLLETIAGEFPEEFERQDEPMLQEHTDNSLTVDGALEYVELAPQLALPPQTDDTQFHTVAGLIMEEMGDLPEVGDAIEFHGWRFSVLEKDGHKIERVKIERIPEEE, encoded by the coding sequence ATGGATTTAAGCTGGCTTGCCGAGCCGCAAACTTGGATAGGTTTTGCCACTTTGTTGATTTTGGAAGTGGTGTTGGGCATAGACAATCTCGTTTTTGTGGCGATTTTGGCAAATAAGGTCAAACCGTCTTTGCGCGATAAGGCGCGTATGACGGGCTTGGGCTTGGCGGTGGCGATTCGGCTGGTGATGTTGGCTTTTATGGCGAAAATCATCACGCTCACCGAACCTTTGTTCAGCGCGTGGGGGCAAAATGTGTCGGGCAAGGATTTGATTATGCTCTGCGGTGGCGTGTTTTTGCTGTATAAAGCCACCACCGAATTGCACGAACGCTTGGAAGGCGCAAACCAATTTCACGTTGCCGACCACCACAAAAAACACGCGGCTTTTTGGGGCGTGGTGGCGCAAATTTTGGTGCTGGACGCGGTATTCTCCATAGACAGCGTGATTACCGCCGTGGCAATGGTGGAACACATTGTGGTGGCAATGGCGGCGGTGGTGGTGGCAATGGCGGTCATGATTTCAGCCAGCAAACCGCTTACCGATTTTGTGGACAGACACCCCACAGTGGTGATGTTGTGTTTGGGCTTTTTGCTGATGATTGGATTCAGCTTGATTGCCGAAGCCTTTCATTTCCACATTCCGAAAGGTTATTTGTATGCGGCAATCGGCTTTTCCATTTTGATTGAGATTTTTAACCAAATTTCGCAAAAAAACACCAAGAAAAAAGAATACATTGGCAGCTCGTGGCGACAACGCACGGCTGAAAATGTGTTGGGCATGATGGGCATACGCGAAACGCTGTTGGCAAAAGAACAATCGCCCGACCAAACCCGCTTTGAGGACAACGAAAAAGCCATGATACGCAGCGTGCTGACGCTGGCTGAACGCCCCATTTTTGGCGTGATGATTCCGCGCAGCGATATTGAACGCTTGGACATTTCGCAAAGCAAAGATGAACAAAAACACAAACTCATCAGCAGCCCCTATGCGCGTATGCTGGTGGTGGGCAAGGCGGGCGTGGACGAACCTTTGGGCTACATCAACAAAAAAGATTTACTCGCCAATGTGTTGGAAACGGGCGAAATCAACATTCAGGCAGCCTTAAAACAGCCGCTCATGCTGCCTGAAAGCGCAACGGCACTGATGGCAATTGAACTGTTTCGCCAACACAGCGCAGATTATGCTTTGGTGGTGGACGAATTTGGCGCGGTGCTGGGCATGGTTACGATGAAAGATTTGCTGGAAACCATTGCAGGCGAATTTCCCGAAGAATTTGAACGCCAAGACGAACCCATGTTGCAAGAACACACCGACAACAGCCTGACCGTTGATGGCGCATTGGAATATGTGGAACTCGCTCCGCAACTGGCTTTGCCACCGCAAACAGACGATACCCAATTTCACACCGTAGCAGGATTGATTATGGAAGAAATGGGCGATTTACCCGAAGTGGGCGATGCGATTGAATTTCACGGTTGGCGATTTAGCGTGTTGGAAAAAGACGGACACAAAATTGAGCGCGTGAAAATTGAACGCATTCCCGAAGAGGAATGA
- a CDS encoding surface lipoprotein assembly modifier produces MKIKMLSCLVWSASCGVVAAQTPIDLPAQPSEHFDTALPEKHPNIAPPQAPAQPSNDPSVRHISSQDLRHNPELLQHALDSAIMTRNEDAVRLLAPIYNELDDKDEILAQYAQARVAQADGKTQQAIALYENIVAQKPEAAPVRFDLVQTLLQDSRHHDAKKHIALLQKDENLPQEINNVLIEQQAYLRQQHKWRLSGSLNYIQEDNINNAPKQSVLETETGTWRFSPPEKARGVSYDFAADKKIPLKGNWSAQLGVQAYGKHYPQKHSYNDLNLGVSAGVSHRNIKREWRITPLAEKRWFGGKPYSQQYGLRVQHNRALNRKWHSFSSVRAAYTQHKHRDFLDGSSFSASQSFQYQVNPRNTLIVGADLLRENARDKSSASFRQAARVGWVNRWKGLETSVHLTASTRRYDSADWFLNQRRKDREYSSYLTLAHNKIQWRGFMPKLAWRASKQNSNHVLYRYRKQQVFVELDKAF; encoded by the coding sequence ATGAAAATAAAAATGTTATCGTGTTTGGTGTGGTCGGCAAGCTGCGGTGTGGTGGCGGCACAAACCCCCATTGATTTGCCCGCGCAACCCAGCGAACATTTTGACACCGCCCTGCCTGAAAAACACCCCAATATTGCGCCACCCCAAGCCCCTGCCCAGCCCAGCAATGACCCAAGTGTGCGCCACATCAGCTCACAAGATTTGCGCCACAATCCCGAATTGCTGCAACACGCTCTGGATTCCGCCATCATGACGCGCAATGAAGATGCGGTGCGCTTGCTCGCGCCCATTTACAATGAGCTTGATGATAAAGACGAAATTTTGGCACAATACGCCCAAGCGCGTGTGGCGCAAGCCGATGGCAAAACCCAACAAGCCATTGCTTTGTATGAAAATATTGTTGCCCAAAAACCAGAGGCTGCTCCCGTTCGTTTTGATTTGGTGCAAACCTTGTTGCAAGATTCGCGCCATCATGATGCGAAAAAACACATCGCCCTTTTGCAAAAAGACGAAAATTTACCCCAAGAAATCAACAATGTATTGATAGAACAACAGGCTTATTTGCGTCAGCAGCACAAATGGCGGCTTTCAGGCAGCCTGAATTACATTCAAGAAGACAACATCAACAACGCCCCCAAACAATCCGTTTTGGAAACCGAAACAGGCACTTGGCGGTTTTCCCCACCCGAAAAAGCGCGTGGCGTGTCCTACGATTTTGCCGCCGACAAAAAAATCCCGCTCAAAGGCAACTGGTCGGCACAACTGGGCGTACAGGCTTACGGCAAGCATTATCCGCAAAAACACAGCTACAACGATTTGAACTTGGGCGTGAGCGCAGGCGTATCGCACCGCAACATCAAACGCGAATGGCGCATTACCCCCCTTGCCGAAAAACGCTGGTTTGGCGGCAAACCCTATTCGCAACAATACGGCTTGCGCGTGCAACACAACCGCGCCTTAAATCGCAAATGGCACAGTTTCAGCAGCGTCCGCGCCGCCTACACCCAACACAAGCACCGCGATTTTTTGGACGGCAGCAGCTTTTCCGCCTCACAAAGTTTTCAGTATCAAGTCAATCCGCGCAACACTTTGATTGTGGGCGCAGATTTGTTGCGCGAAAATGCGCGAGACAAAAGTTCAGCCAGCTTTCGCCAAGCAGCGCGTGTGGGTTGGGTAAACCGTTGGAAAGGCTTGGAAACTTCGGTGCATTTAACCGCGTCCACACGCCGCTACGACAGCGCAGACTGGTTTCTCAACCAACGCCGCAAAGACCGCGAATACAGCAGCTACCTGACCCTTGCCCACAACAAAATCCAATGGCGCGGTTTCATGCCCAAATTGGCGTGGCGCGCCAGCAAGCAAAACAGCAACCATGTTTTGTATCGCTATCGCAAACAGCAGGTGTTTGTGGAACTGGATAAAGCATTTTAA
- a CDS encoding polysaccharide biosynthesis/export family protein, which translates to MTTRFTTKMLPLCVAVTVLLSACGAYLPASGPTAKGVNEINVSASENPAALPKVEIIDVDDALSQQLYLSQPKQSLADLGNATVGSADVVNAGDVLEIGIWESPPALLFGGALNSMGSGTAQHINLPPQMVSESGKVSVPFLGAIVVRGKTPEQIQKDIVSRLKRMANQPQALVRVAQNHSANVTVIGAGKSVRMPLTPHRERVLDAIAAVGGTNSDVRDVSVQFTRQNQVRTVSLEDLTESPSQNIYLRPNDVITLKTNPLSFTAFGALGRNQQFRFSAKGLNLGEALSTAGGLLDNRADASGVFVFRHQPLYALPQQAQQNWLAQGYRANMEVPVVYRLNLRNAQSLFWLQRFPIQDKDMIYVANAPASELQKFLHLIFSPIVGGANSVQNLSH; encoded by the coding sequence ATGACAACACGTTTTACAACCAAAATGCTGCCCTTGTGTGTTGCAGTAACCGTATTATTGTCTGCCTGTGGCGCGTATTTGCCAGCGTCAGGTCCCACCGCAAAAGGCGTGAACGAAATCAATGTTTCAGCCAGCGAAAACCCAGCCGCTTTACCCAAAGTGGAAATCATTGATGTTGATGATGCCCTGTCTCAACAACTCTACTTATCGCAACCCAAACAAAGTTTAGCCGATTTGGGCAACGCCACCGTGGGGTCAGCCGATGTGGTCAATGCAGGCGATGTGTTGGAGATTGGCATTTGGGAATCGCCACCTGCTTTGTTGTTTGGCGGTGCGCTCAATTCCATGGGTTCGGGTACGGCGCAACACATCAATTTGCCACCGCAAATGGTCAGCGAAAGCGGCAAAGTTTCCGTTCCCTTTTTGGGCGCGATTGTGGTGCGCGGCAAAACCCCAGAGCAAATCCAAAAAGACATCGTATCACGCCTCAAACGCATGGCAAATCAACCACAAGCCTTGGTGCGCGTGGCACAAAACCATTCAGCCAATGTTACCGTGATTGGTGCAGGCAAAAGCGTACGCATGCCACTGACCCCACACCGCGAGCGCGTTTTGGACGCGATTGCCGCCGTGGGTGGCACCAACAGCGATGTGCGCGATGTGTCGGTGCAATTCACACGCCAAAATCAGGTTCGCACCGTTTCTTTGGAAGATTTAACCGAAAGCCCTTCGCAAAACATCTATTTGCGCCCCAATGATGTGATTACGCTCAAAACCAATCCATTGAGTTTTACCGCATTTGGCGCATTGGGCAGAAATCAACAATTCCGCTTTTCCGCCAAAGGCTTGAATTTGGGCGAGGCATTGAGTACCGCAGGCGGCTTGCTCGATAATCGTGCCGATGCCAGTGGTGTGTTTGTGTTCCGTCATCAGCCGCTTTATGCCTTGCCGCAGCAGGCGCAACAAAATTGGCTGGCACAAGGCTATCGCGCCAATATGGAAGTGCCTGTGGTGTATCGCCTGAATTTGCGCAATGCCCAATCGCTGTTTTGGTTGCAACGTTTTCCCATTCAAGACAAAGACATGATTTACGTTGCCAACGCGCCCGCGTCTGAATTGCAAAAATTCTTGCATTTGATTTTCTCGCCCATTGTGGGTGGCGCAAACAGCGTACAAAATTTGAGTCATTAA
- a CDS encoding ClpXP protease specificity-enhancing factor: protein MASSQKPYLLRALYEWCLDNAYTPYIAVWVNEHTRVPAQFVKDEQIVLSISPTATKDLLIDNEWVNFHARFGGVSHEIWVPVGHVMSLFSKETGEGMGFEVEPHQPADSGSPNPATEPTTDTPKKKNLKLVK, encoded by the coding sequence ATGGCAAGTTCACAAAAACCGTATTTGCTCCGCGCTTTGTATGAGTGGTGTTTGGACAATGCCTACACGCCCTACATTGCCGTGTGGGTAAACGAGCATACGCGCGTGCCAGCACAATTTGTGAAAGATGAGCAAATTGTGTTGAGCATCAGCCCCACCGCCACCAAAGATTTGTTGATTGACAATGAATGGGTTAATTTTCATGCGCGATTTGGTGGTGTGTCGCACGAAATTTGGGTACCTGTTGGTCATGTGATGAGCCTGTTTAGCAAAGAAACGGGCGAAGGCATGGGTTTTGAGGTGGAACCCCATCAACCAGCCGATTCAGGCAGCCCAAACCCTGCCACCGAACCCACCACAGACACACCCAAAAAGAAAAATCTCAAATTGGTTAAATAA